From a single Osmerus mordax isolate fOsmMor3 chromosome 6, fOsmMor3.pri, whole genome shotgun sequence genomic region:
- the cxcr3.2 gene encoding C-X-C chemokine receptor type 3-2 → MDSLSATTEDYWPDDYDYSNSPGTDKSASPCFRDDIWGFGQSYSPVVYSIVFVLALVGNTLVLCVVRRYRNSQSAGACSYSLTDTFLLHLAISDLLLAFTLPLFAVQWAKEWVFGEAACKISGALFSLNRYSGILFLACISFDRYLAIVHAVSTGWKRNTCHAQIACALIWTVCLALSGVDIAFREVVKGSGQKEFLVCRTWFTQSTMQWQVGLQLVNLMLGFGLPLVVMLYCYIRIFKSLCNASRRQKRKSLRLIVSLVSVFVFCWAPFNCFQLADSLQKLGVIGEVGCLFGRVVDFGTMVTESLGLFHCALNPLLYGFVGVKFRRELAKMCKELLGKRGCLGMEGWGPKRKRRTTVSCSSAESENTSYFSVMVDSYTTGLLLHHFFLLLHRMTDMDVHSEGIFQQNDTYEYDDNYEYKDECVPEEGMGWQPIFLLWLYVLSLVLGLLGNGLVFWIMAQRRPSWTLTDTFILHLGVADCLLLLTLPFRAAQTFQSQEWSFQQPLCKVTGAIFNINIYCGVLLLGGMSLMSSCKGSWVGHVTCACVWLISTLLSVPNWVFLGVVTSQGRMKCGPSYPSDSWRLASRLLYHAASFLLPSAVLLYCFTCILQCGCRVLQKHRAVRVILALVLVFFLCWTPYNITLLVETFGVKPAEPSEGSCEWRRIESVVEVTAAVCCFRASLNPLLYFLVCGNFRRVVLQKLRRQKGAHNNTFLWASSVTEQTSPKENGALNQSRFQQEQSTHC, encoded by the exons ATGGATTCCTTGAGTGCAACGACAGAAGACTATTGG CCAGACGACTATGACTACAGCAACTCTCCAGGCACTGACAAGTCTGCTTCTCCTTGTTTCCGTGACGACATCTGGGGCTTCGGACAGAGCTACTCCCCAGTAGTCTACAGCATCGTCTTTGTGCTAGCGCTGGTGGGTAATACACTGGTCCTGTGCGTTGTCCGGCGCTACCGCAACTCCCAGAGCGCCGGGGCCTGTTCCTACTCCCTCACGGACACCTTCCTCCTTCACTTGGCGATCTCCGACCTTTTGTTGGCCTTCACCCTGCCCCTCTTCGCTGTCCAGTGGGCCAAGGAATGGGTGTTTGGCGAGGCAGCCTGCAAGATCTCCGGCGCCCTCTTTTCCCTCAACCGCTACAGTGGCATCCTATTCCTGGCCTGCATCAGTTTTGACCGTTACCTCGCAATCGTCCATGCTGTCAGCACCGGCTGGAAGCGCAACACCTGCCATGCCCAGATCGCTTGTGCGCTGATCTGGACAGTGTGCCTCGCCCTTAGCGGGGTGGACATTGCCTTCAGAGAGGTTGTGAAGGGCTCAGGCCAGAAGGAGTTCCTCGTCTGCAGGACCTGGTTTACTCAGAGCACCATGCAGTGGCAGGTAGGGCTGCAGCTGGTTAACTTGATGCTGGGATTTGGGCTCCCCCTGGTGGTCATGCTGTACTGTTACATCCGTATATTCAAGTCCCTGTGCAATGCCAGTCGGCGCCAGAAACGGAAGTCCCTTCGCCTCATAGTCtcccttgtgtctgtgtttgtgttctgctgGGCACCTTTCAACTGCTTCCAGTTGGCGGACAGCCTGCAGAAGTTGGGCGTGATAGGTGAAGTAGGGTGCCTGTTTGGACGTGTAGTGGACTTTGGGACAATGGTGACCGAGAGTTTGGGGTTATTTCACTGTGCCCTAAACCCCCTGCTGTATGGCTTTGTGGGAGTCAAATTCAGAAGGGAGCTGGCTAAGATGTGTAAAGAGTTACTGGGGAAGAGGGGTTgtctggggatggagggatggggaccGAAGAGAAAACGAAGAACCACCGTCTCTTGCAGTTCAGCCGAGAGCGAGAACACGTCTTACTTTTCTGTCATGGT AGACTCTTATACGACTGGTCTTCTTTTGCACCACTTTTTCTTACTCCTCCACAGAATGACAGACATGGACGTGCATTCGGAAGGGATATTTCAACAAAACGACACATACGAATATGACGACAATTATGAATACAAGGATGAGTGTGTTCCCGAGGAGGGAATGGGCTGGCAGCCGATCTTCCTTCTGTGGTTGTATGTCCTGTCGTTGGTTCTGGGCCTGCTGGGAAACGGCCTTGTCTTTTGGATTATGGCCCAGAGGAGACCGAGCTGGACCTTGACAGACACCTTCATCCTGCACCTGGGTGTTGCTGACTGCCTGCTGCTGCTCACGCTGCCGTTCAGGGCAGCTCAGACCTTTCAATCTCAGGAGTGGAGCTTTCAGCAGCCCCTCTGCAAAGTCACTGGTGCCATCTTCAAT atcaaCATCTACTGTGGGGTCCTCCTGCTGGGTGGAATGAGTCTGATGTCCTCCTGCAAAGGTTCCTGGGTGGGTCACGTCACCTGCGCGTGCGTGTGGctcatctccaccctcctctccgtcCCCAACTGGGTGTTCCTGGGGGTCGTCACCAGCCAGGGCAGAATGAAGTGCGGCCCTAGCTACCCGTCAGACTCCTGGCGCCTGGCGTCCCGCCTGCTCTACCACGCGGCCAGCTTCCTGCTTCCCTCCGCCGTCCTGCTCTACTGCTTCACCTGCATACTGCAGTGCGGCTGCCGGGTCCTCCAGAAGCACAGGGCGGTCAGGGTCATCCTGGCCCTGGTTCTGGTCTTCTTCCTCTGCTGGACGCCCTACAACATCACCCTCTTGGTGGAAACCTTCGGTGTGAAACCAGCGGAGCCTTCAGAAGGATCCTGCGAgtggagaaggatagagagcGTTGTGGAGGTCACCGCTGCCGTTTGCTGTTTTCGCGCCTCCCTAAACCCTTTGCTGTATTTCTTGGTGTGCGGGAACTTTAGGAGGGTGGTGTTGCAGAAGCTAAGGAGACAGAAAGGGGCTCATAACAATACGTTTCTGTGGGCTTCGTCTGTGACCGAGCAGACTTCACCCAAGGAGAATGGGGCCTTGAACCAAAGTCGTTTTCAGCAGGAACAGTCCACCCACTGCTGA
- the cxcr3.1 gene encoding C-X-C chemokine receptor type 3.1 encodes MDGEKIVMDSEDFEKFFENYTYDLYNDSEGDTCCGAGEVCDFTKGMRFDAVFLPLLYSVAVVLGLLGNGLVFWILAQKKRSWTVTDTFILHLGIADSMLLFTLPFWAAQATQTEGWTFGTPLCKITGAIFQINFYCGIFLLAIISLDRYLCIVHAAQMYSRKKTWVVHSSCASVWICSIFLSIPDWLFLQSVKDTRRNKTECVHNYLAYGQSVPQWHLASRLIYHLVGFLLPSAVLLYCYSCILLRLQRGSQGLQKHRAVRVILALVLVFFLCWTPYNITLMVDTLHNNNTLKDTCETRTSLDIALSATSSLGYLHCSLNPVVYAFVGVTFRRHLLAILRSLGCKMKIGAGMRTTDSRRSSVWSESRDTSNTLAI; translated from the exons ATGGATGGGGAAAAGATTGTAATGGATTCTGAAGACTTTGAGAAGTTTTTCGAAAACTACACATATGACCTCTACAATGATAGTGAAGGAGATACGTGTTGCGGTGCAGGAGAGGTGTGTGACTTCACCAAAGGCATGCGTTTTGACGCAGTCTTCCTCCCGTTGTTGTACTCTGTGGCTGTGGTCCTGGGCCTGCTCGGAAATGGGCTCGTCTTTTGGATTCTGGCCCAGAAGAAGCGGAGCTGGACCGTGACAGACACCTTCATCCTGCACCTGGGCATAGCCGACAGCATGCTGCTGTTTACCCTGCCGTTCTGGGCAGCTCAAGCCACTCAAACTGAGGGGTGGACCTTTGGGACGCCGCTCTGCAAAATTACTGGCGCTATCTTCCAG ATTAACTTCTACTGCGGGATCTTCCTGCTAGCCATCATCAGTCTAGACCGCTACCTGTGCATCGTCCACGCTGCGCAGATGTACTCCCGCAAAAAAACCTGGGTGGTTCACTCTAGCTGTGCATCCGTGTGGATCTGTTCCATTTTCCTCTCCATCCCAGACTGGCTGTTCCTGCAGTCTGTAAAGGACACCAGGCGGAACAAAACAGAGTGTGTTCACAACTACCTGGCGTACGGTCAGTCCGTGCCTCAATGGCACCTGGCGTCCCGTCTGATCTACCACCTGGTGGGATTCCTGCTTCCCTCCGCCGTCCTCCTCTACTGTTATTCCTGCATACTGCTGCGGTTGCAGCGTGGCTCCCAGGGTCTCCAGAAGCACAGGGCGGTCAGGGtcatcctggccctggtcctggtcttctTCCTCTGCTGGACGCCCTACAACATCACCCTCATGGTGGACACGCTGCATAACAACAACACCCTGAAGGACACCTGCGAGACGAGGACCAGCCTGGACATCGCCCTCTCAGCCACATCCTCTCTGGGCTACCTCCACTGCAGTCTCAACCCGGTGGTGTATGCTTTCGTGGGGGTGACGTTCCGGCGCCACCTGCTGGCCATACTGAGGTCGCTGGGCTGCAAGATGAAGATCGGGGCAGGAATGAGAACCacagacagcaggaggagctCTGTGTGGTCGGAATCCAGAGACACATCCAACACCCTGGCCATTTGA
- the trim35-28 gene encoding tripartite motif containing 35-28, translating into MAECAWNEEMSEGPYLLQEDLTCPVCRELYREPVLLSCSHSFCQECLDHSWQSITGNKCPVCRKSCDGEQPISNRALRDACESFQKEKGWRAPFASTEAQCNLHRLEFQLFCIKDEEPVCVECVTLHRTHELLPLNKGAPFCKDELGLKVTILEDKIEHYSKIRNKFSTTVEYIKSQALQAEKQIKAEFNRLHQVLHAEEAARLKALTDEEEEKTVTVKEHINRLTRDIATLSELIKTVKREMGAEDLPFLQNFQNLKRKAQWTVPDPEYPSHILLDMGQHVGSLGYNIWKNMQTHVKSFPVVMDPNTASPWLSMSPGLDSIRDSPERQSMPDNPERFDPCVFVLGAQGFSSGKHRWEVNVADNPKWILGVCNESVARKRKFTVSTERGVWTIGVSKGVYSALTPKRTQLVVERRPETIRVKLNMDKGEVSFWDAVSGKHLCTFTHKFTEKLFPLFGPGLQSTPMSVLPAKVAIHTS; encoded by the exons ATGGCCGAATGTGCGTGGAATGAAGAAATGTCTGAGGGTCCTTATCTCCTTCAGGAGGACCTCACATGTCCAGTCTGCCGGGAGCTTTACCGGGAGCCTGTTCTACTGTCCTGCTCACATAGTTTCTGTCAGGAATGTCTGGACCATAGCTGGCAATCCATAACAGGTAACAAGTGTCCTGTATGCAGGAAGAGCTGCGATGGGGAACAACCTATCTCCAACCGTGCGCTAAGAGACGCTTGCGAGTCTTTTCAAAAGGAAAAAGGCTGGCGGGCACCATTCGCCAGTACAGAGGCTCAATGTAACTTGCACCGGCTCGAGTTTCAGCTGTTCTGTATTAAAGACGAGGAGCCCgtgtgtgttgaatgtgtgACACTACATCGAACACACGAGCTTCTGCCACTCAACAAGGGGGCGCCATTCTGTAAG GATGAACTGGGTCTCAAAGTAACCATTTTGGAGGATAAAATTGAACATTACTCGAAGATAAGAAACAAGTTTTCCACCACAGTTGAATACATCAAG AGTCAGGCCCTTCAAGCAGAGAAGCAGATCAAGGCTGAGTTTAACAGGCTCCACCAGGTGCTGCACGCCGAAGAAGCCGCCAGACTCAAGGCTCTGACtgacgaagaggaggagaagacggtGACCGTGAAGGAACATATTAACCGGCTGACCAGAGACATCGCCACTCTCTCTGAGCTGATCAAAACCGtcaagagggagatgggggcagAGGATCTACCTTTTCTGCAG aatttTCAAAACCTAAAGAGAAA AGCGCAGTGGACAGTTCCAGACCCTGAGTATCCCTCACACATTCTGCTAGACATGGGCCAACATGTCGGGTCGCTGGGCTACAACATCTGGAAGAACATGCAGACTCATGTCAAATCCT TCCCTGTGGTGATGGATCCTAACACTGCTTCTCCGTGGCTCTCGATGTCTCCCGGCCTGGACAGCATACGGGACAGCCCAGAGCGCCAGTCTATGCCGGACAACCCTGAGAGATTTGATCCCTGTGTCTTCGTCCTGGGCGCTCAGGGATTTTCCTCAGGCAAGCATCGCTGGGAGGTCAACGTCGCGGACAACCCCAAGTGGATCCTGGGAGTGTGCAATGAGTCTGTGGCCCGTAAGAGGAAGTTTACCGTGTCCACAGAGCGGGGTGTCTGGACTATCGGGGTGAGCAAAGGGGTGTACAGTGCTCTGACCCCCAAACGCACGCAGCTGGTTGTGGAAAGGCGACCTGAGACGATCAGGGTGAAGCTCAACATGGATAAGGGAGAGGTGTCGTTTTGGGATGCGGTGTCAGGAAAGCACTTGTGTACTTTCACACACAAGTTCACGGAGAAGCTGTTCCCCCTGTTTGGCCCTGGGCTGCAGAGCACTCCAATGTCAGTTCTCCCCGCCAAGGTGGCTATACATACCTCATGA